A stretch of the Ischnura elegans chromosome 13 unlocalized genomic scaffold, ioIscEleg1.1 SUPER_13_unloc_3, whole genome shotgun sequence genome encodes the following:
- the LOC124172981 gene encoding uncharacterized protein LOC124172981, whose product MLVSFDVESLFTNIPIEEAVEITKSLVAEGLAEDIPKMVEFCLTNSCFVWNGTFHGQRKGAAMGSPLSPIIANLFMEKLEEKALRTYEKPPKMFLRYVDGTFVVWPHGKSELNNFLRHLNIQNSSINFTMEI is encoded by the coding sequence ATGCTCGTCAGTTTCGACGTGGAGTCCCTATTCACCAATATACCTATAGAAGAGGCCGTCGAAATCACCAAGTCTCTCGTCGCTGAAGGACTGGCAGaagacattccgaaaatggtTGAGTTCTGCCTTACTAACTCCTGCTTTGTGTGGAATGGAACCTTTCACGGGCAACGGAAAGGAGCAGCCATGGGTTCACCATTATCGCCAATCATTgccaacctctttatggaaaaACTCGAGGAGAAGGCCCTGCGGACATATGAAAAACCTCCAAAAATGTTCCTGAGATATGTCGACGGCACTTTTGTCGTGTGGCCGCACGGAAAATCTGAACTGAACAATTTCTTACGGCACTTGAACATCCAAAACAGCTCCATCAACTTCACCATGGAGATATAA